The Phacochoerus africanus isolate WHEZ1 chromosome 9, ROS_Pafr_v1, whole genome shotgun sequence genomic sequence GTTCAGTGCGTCATGGGCTGGCCCTTATCGTGCATCTCTGTAATTTTTCAATTTCCACCCAACAAATGAACATGAGCATTGCTATGCCAGCTATGGTGAACAACACAGCTCTGCCCACCCTACTCAATGCCTCTATAGAAGGGCCACCCACTGACTCCCAGGACAACTGGAATGAAACTCTGAAGGAAGTTAAGGCAGTGGTAAGTTTAATGAGTCTCTGGTTATTTCTTTGACTCAAATGTttcaacttaggagttcccgtcgtggcgcagtggttaacgaatccaactaggaacaatgaggttgcgggttcggtccctgcccttgctcagtgggttaaggatccggcgttgccgtgagctgtggtgtaggttgcagacacggctcggatcctgcgttgctgtggctctggcgtaggctggcggccacagctccgattagacccctagcctgggaacctccatatgctgcgggagctgcccaagaaatagcaaaaagacaaaaaaaaatgtttcaacttAAAGAGTTATATATTTACTGTCTACTATGTTCAAAGAACCATATTACACAAAAACATAATATGTATTTGAGAGTTTATCTTGACAGTGTTGATAAGTATAACTAGGGACTAAAGTTAGAATGAAGGAAGCAGATTTTTACCATTTAGTTAAGGTTAATTCCTTCCTCTACAATGGTGAAAATCACCACAAAATAAGTTTCACAGATTTAAGTctacttcctctttcttccttcacatatatatttttttcatttccttggctATGATGCTTTCTTgtttctaggttttctttttctacagGCTCTCATATTCTAATTGGCCAGGTAATTTTGTAACTGAGGAAACCATGTAAGAGGAAAGGGTATGTTGGGTATATACTTAGGTTTGTAGATTGGAGgaactggagagagagaaaaggaattagcATTTTCTCTTACTCTCAAGTCCTCACAATAAAAATTGTCAACTCTCTAGCCAAAGATAAACAGTGAGCTTCTTTTTGTCATTAAGGCTGCTATATACGACTGGAGTCCTGAAATCCAGGGAATAATTCTCAGCTCACCCAACTATTGCTCTTTCTTGGCACCAATTCCCTGTGGATATATGGCTGAAATGTTTGGAGTCAAGTACTTGACTAGTGCTTGCTTACTTATTAGCTCAGTCCTGAACCTCTTCATTCCACTAGCAGCTGATACTGGAGTGACTTGGCTCATTGTCCTACGGATTGTCCAAGGCATAGCCCAGGTacctgtttaaaatatttcttaagtagAATATAAGTTCCCAAATGACCTCAGTCAGTCAAGAATCAACTTTTTTCCAGGTTATGGTATTAACAGGTCAGTATTCCATCTGGACCAGATGGGCTCCACCACTGGAAAGGAGTCAACTCATCACACTTAGTGTATCAGGTAATTGATATCCTAATTGTCACCTTAAGTGCACTGTCCACGAGTACTCTGTCCGGGCCTAGCAACAGAAGCCAAACATCGCATCCTAACTACTCTGTCTCCTTGCTCTAAAGCGATACCCTATGCTATTTTTCTTGGTCATAACCAAATGCCTCTGGGAAGCCAAACATTCTTGCAaatacttttaatttcattttggctTTAGCACAATCTTGCAACTTAGTTAtgtataattatttccatttcacaatAAGGGAATTTGAAACACAAATAGACAAATAACTTGTCCAAAATCACATAGCTACTGAGTGGAGGAGCAGAATCTGTACCTAGGTAGCCTGGGTTGCAACTTAGCTCTGTGATGAAGTCAATCTGTATGAAGCACTCAGaacatcctcatcctcatctctTCTGCTTAGGATCAGTGCTGGGCTCCTGCACCATCCTCTTTATTGGTGGTTTCCTCTGCCAGACCCTAGGATGGCCTTCTGTCTTCTATATCTTTGGTGAGTTTGTGCTTTTCAAATACGTCTGATTTTAGGACAGAGACTACTCAGCATGATTTCTATGAGGAAAGTCATCTCTGGTTAACCAAATCCTAGTAGgtatagatatttataaaattaaagatgataGTGTTCAGAAATAATCATGTTGTGAATCTTGCAAATGACATTTGTTTCAATATTGTGAGTGTGTACTTAGAATAACCTGATGACTCTAAAGGCAGCATAACATTCCTTCCTGCTTCTAAATTGAACCCACAAGGACCTCAGAGGGGTTTCTTTCATAAGATGCTGAAAATGTAATCTTGGGGGGATTGTTTTTAGTTAtgctatttatttaatacattcttttaaatttcttctattattgctataaacagaaaattataagAATGTGACCTAATTATAGGTAACATATTAATTGGAGTAGAGAATCAACCAGTAGAGGCGGCAGGACAGAGTTGATCATGTGAGGCCTCCAGAGTGTACATGCTGCATAGAGAGATGCTGTGAAAAGTTTCTAAAGATATGTGAAACATTCCAGAGGCAATATTCTTCCACTTCAAATTTTTGCCTTTACCCAGCCCAGAGTGGGATCTTCCCAGATGCTTTTAGCtaatgtttgtgtttatttgaCTTTTGAAATGTTCTCTTGGAATCCCATCTGTAAACTGCCTGATTCCAGTGGAACCAGTAATTCCCACTGGTGTTTTCATTAGAGGCTAATACTCCTAAATCCAGGGCTCCTATAACATCAGGCCAATACacttactagaaaaaaatttataaaagattgATTGCTATAGAATATCAACCTTCAAAGGCTCTGTCATGGAAACTTCAAAAGACAGGTGATAAAATTTTCGAGTAATGAGAGAGGCTTACTGTGCTCCTGGTTTTGAGAAATAGTAAGCAGTATGTACAAAATAAGAACTCACTAAGTATTTGTTGAACCAATGTTAACATCATCCATCCTCAGTGTGCAATAGTACTAACTTTCATCTCTTTCATTAACTTTTGCTTTTAAGTTCCTTGATGACAAAATTGTGTCTTTATATCCTTATAGTCTCAACATCTAGCAAAATGCCTGGTGTGTGGCAGGTATTCTGTATTTGTGCAGGACCATATAAAGAACAAGCTAGCAAGTGAACTCTCAACTTTCTTAAGATTCTAAGAAGGGAATTTTAAGATGCATCGCACTTCCACTCAATAGCAATGAATGTTGAATTGTCCAACACTGCAGAAATATATGTATTAGAGAAAATTTCTTTACGGAGGATTAATTTCATTCCATATCCAGAAATCACCTGTATAATCTGCTGCATACATGTACTTCTGCTAACACTTAAGGGCTAGAGATAGATAAGAAAAGACGGAATGATGACCTAAATTTTGCAGAAGCATGTCTAGTAGGAGAGGTGCTGACTAGTACTTCAATAGTAACAGTATTTTGAAGCACACGAGGCAAACACAGTAATAACTTTTCACAATGAGATCCAGTCTTAATCATGGTGCATTTCAAGACCTCTCCAAACTCAGTGATTTTAAACAACAGTCATTTAGTCTTTGAGTTTTGTGGGACAGTtgggaagctctgctctctgGGTGTTTCATCTACTTTGGACAATGGAGCTGGAGCATGTTCTTCCTATACTAGTGGCTAAGACTCAAGAGGACAAGTGAACAAACCCAGGGCTTCCTAAGCTCTGAACTGCCCATGCCATTGATGAAAGCAAGTTACATGGCTAAGAGCAAAGTCAGGTGATGAGGAAGCACCCTCTACCTATGACGGGGCTATGCAAGGGATGGATGCAGGGAGGAGTGGAGTACTGGGGCCATTCTGTACAACCGCAGCAATTGTATCAGAGCAGAGTCAAACTGCTAGAACTCCAATCCTGtgctaaatattcttttcctagGTGCAATTggctgtttctcttcttttctctggtTTGCTCTCGTTTATGATGATCCCATGAATCATCCGTTTATCAGCACGAGTGAGAAGGAATACATCGTCTGTTCACTGGCTCAAGAGGTGTGTTGGTGAAACCCCTCTGCCATTTCCCTATGTCTGGATGACTGAGAAAAACTCGGGTCTTCAGAGATGAGGTATCGATATGTACTTTTTTCCAGGATTCTCCACCAGGCTGGTCTCTTCCCATTAAGGCTATGATCAAATCCCTACCACTCTGGAGCATTCTCATCTTTTACTTCACTGATTACTGGTATTATTATATTATAACATCATACACACCAACATACATCAGCTCTGTACTTGAAGTTAACATCAGAGATGTAAGTAAAGAGAAAACTCATTCTGTTCTTCTGTTGCTTCAAATGCAATTCTCTATCTCTCCTCTGTTCATGGTCTTAGGCCAAGGCTCTTCATAGGGGAAATGCAACCTGATTCAATTGAATTCTGATTCAATTTAATATGTCCTACTGCTTATTGTGGCAGAGTGTTAAGGCTCTAGGTCAACTTGATGGTTCAtagaatataatacattttaaaggaattttgcaaaaattttatGTTCAATCCAATCAACATTTGCAAACAAGATACTAGAATATCTAGAAGAAGCATAAATAATAAAGCAGTAACAAAACAAAGTCTTCCTTCAAGAAGGCTGAGACAGAGAAGCATAAACACACGTTGAAAATAAGACACTATGATAGACCTAAAGCCCCAAGTAGAAGTGGTACAAAAATCCTGTAGAtaatgttttcttagatttttttttttttagggcggcagatgtggcatatggaagttcccagactaagccacagccatgccagatctgagccgcatctgtgacctatagctcacggcaacactggatccttaacccactgagtgaggccaggaatagaacccgtatcctcctggatactagtcaggttcatttctgcttgagccacaatgggaactccaaaaaacattttattcGAGTGTAACATatagagaaaaatgtgtatatgaCTATAGCTCTCTGATTTTTcacaaaatgaacaaatgctCTGATCAACTGATAGGAGCCTGTCAGTTCCTATCAGATGAATGCCTCAAAACTGGCTTGTTAGTGACAGTTCACCTGTATTTGGATTAGTGTTTCATTCTTGTTCTTTGTACTCAAAAAGCAGTACTTTCATGTTGACTAACTTATCTCGTGAAACCACACTAAGTGGTCAACAGAGAACTGACCTTCTCAGAGTCTGGGGAGCATACATGCAAGCAGGCTGGAGGTACTAAGATCAGAAAGCCCAAGGGTAGAGTAACTCTGAGTCTTCCCAGAGGAGGATGGGGGCCAGAAGCAGGCAATGAAATCAGAACCACCATCCAGGGGCTCAGGGCACAGGAGGTCCAGACAAGCAGAATACCAGTACTGAGAGTGAGACACCCTGAGGCTAGTTTTTGGAAATGATTGGTCCCTGGTGTGAAACAGGGTGAGCTTTTTATCCTCAGAGGCCAAGGCTAAGGAAAAGGAGGATGGGGGAATGATGGGAAGGACAAAGTTGAAAAGAGACAGTAGAGTTTTCCCAGCTTGAGAAGTCAAGACATCtggatttgcattgctctaagaGTATTTTTCTCAGAAACTTGCATAACTTTGTGGTGACATtggtttattcatctgtaaaacaaacaGCTTAGACCAAGTAACAGTGAGATCCTTTTCATTGTTTGGATTACATGCAACAAAAAACGGTCTTTTTcccttacattttctttaatagcTTTTTAATTTTGGCATTGAATTGATAGTAGCAGggttcaacattttaaaaactatgtgaAAAGATAAAGAGTGAAAAATCTTACTTTCATTCCTGTCTCCAACCTGCCCTGTTTTCCCAGCTCATTCCACagataactattttttaattaatttattatacatttttccattgcttATGATAATGCAAGCATACATGAACATATATTCTTACTTTGCCAACTTTTATTTTGCATGAAACATTAAATATTGTACatgtttgtattcttttatttttatttttttacattttagggccatacccacagcacatggaagttccaggctaggggtcaaattagagccacagctgtcagcatacgccacagcaacgggggatccgtgctgcatccatgacctacactacagctcatggcaatgctggatcatcgagccactgagcatggccaaggttgggacccacatcctcatggatactagtcagattcacttccacaacaatgggaatgccttggtattcttttttaaaattgaagtatatttgatttacgattttgtgttaatttcaggtatacagcaaagtaatttagtttattttttagattcctttcccttacaggttattacaaaatagttGGTATTCTTCATATACTATACAATGGGGATCTTTTCCTATTAGTACATGAGAAATTTGTTAAacaacatttgggttatttccaatcATTGAGCAATGCTGCAGTGAGAACCTTGTTCATTCATCATACATTTGTACAATCAGTTCTGTAAATTTCTACATATCTGAATCAAGAGTAAatgcattataaatatatatatatacatatttttaaaatagaagatttatatattttgttagttttaggTCTACAGCGTAGTGATCcaatattttcatagattatactccatttaaagttattataaactattggtTATATCCCttgtgttgtataatatatcctttagcttatttattttttacatagtagtttgtgcctcttatTCTTCTACCCCTATCTTGTCCCTacatccttctctctccccactggtaataactagtttgttctttatgtctgtgaatctgttttttacattcattcattttattttttagatttcacatataagtgataacatgcagtgtttgttttttcaactgtctgacttacttcactataCATAATAccctatagttccatccatgttgttgcaaatggcagaatttcattctttttttttttttttggtctttttgctatttcttgggccgctcccgcggcatatggaggttcccaggctaggggtctaatcggagctgtagtctccggcctacgccagagccacagcaacgtgggatctgagccgcatctgcaacctacaccacagctcatggcatgccggatccttaacccactgagcaagggcagggatcgaacccgcaacctcatggttcctagtcggattcgttaaccactgcgccacaacgggaactccagaatttcattctttttatggctgagagtaacattccattttatatatacacaacttccttatccattcatctgctgaaggACACAATTcccttcttggctattgtaaaaactgttgctatgaacacaggggtgtgtttatcttttccaattagtgttttcatttgctttggatatatatccaggagtggaattgcttggtcatatggtagttctatttttagttttttgacgAACCTCTacaccattttccatagtgtctgcaccaatttccattcccaccaacagtgtactagggtccCCTTCTCTCCTATCATCTTCAacatttgcagacttttttttttttttgtctttttaaggctgcacccatggcatatggaggttcccaggctagaggttgaattggagctgtagccactggcctacaccacagccacatctgcaacctacaccatagctcatggcaatgccagatccttaacccactgagcgaggccagggatggaacttgtgtccttatggatactagtcagattcatttcccctgagccacaatggaaactcttagagtctttttgatgatagctattctgacaggtaaTGGATAATATGTCATTgtggttatgatttgcatttctctgatgattagcaacagtgagcatcttttcatgtcctcaTTAGCCATGTgcatatctttggaaaaatgtagattcaggtattctgcccattttttaattgattttttaaaatattgagttctataagatatttatatattgtggaaattaaccccttgtcagtcatatcatttgaaaatattttctcccattcagtaagctgacttttccttttttccatggtttcctttttcttggctctctattctgttctgttggtctatGTGTcggtttttgtgccaataccatactgttttgcttACTGCAGGTTTATgatatagtctgaaatcaggcaACATGATACCTCtaccttagttcttttttttctcaagattgctttgactatttgggggtcttttgtgattccatgtaAACTTTGGAATTATATGATCTATTTCAGTGAAAAAATGTCATAGatattttgatagtgattgcattaaatatgttggttgctttgggtactatgatcattttactaatattaattcttctaatccatgaatatgcaatatctttccatttgtttgtatcagCTTAAATTCCCTTTATCATAATCTTACAGTATAAGCTTTCATGGTAAAGGTCTTTCACCTtcctggttaaatttattcctaggtattttattctttttgatacaattgtaaatgagattttcttgaattttctgatagttcattattaatatatagaaaagcaacaggTTTCTCTATCTTAAtgttgtgtcctgcaactttgcttaatttattagttctaatgggTTTTTGTTGGAggctttagggttttctttatgtagtatcatgtcatctgcaactaGTACCAGctttacttattcctttccagtttggatgccttttatttcttgtatgTTTGCTGTGGTTTAGATTTCCAAAGTTATGTTAAATAGAAGAGGCAATAATGGGCATCAttgtcttgctcctgattttaacatcattgagtatgatgttagctgtgggttgtcataaatggcttttattatgctgagatatgttccctctataccagcTTTGATGagaggttttatcatgaatgagtgtTGCATTTTGCCaagttctttttcttcatctattgaaatgattgaTTTTTATCCTACCCTTTATTCATGTGATGTTTAacattgatttgtagatattgaatcACTCTTATATCCTTGCATTTCTGGAATAAGTCCTACTTGATCATAGTGTacaatcctttttatatattgttgaatttggattgccaatattttgttgaggttttttgcTTCCATATTCATCAGagtattggcctataattttctctttttttaatagtgtctttgtgttttggtatcagggtaatgatgACCTCATTGAAtgtggaagtgttccttcctctttaattttttggaatagtttgagaaagatCGGTGTTAGCTCTCCTTTATATGTTTGGTCAAATTCCCCTGTCAAATTGTTTGGTCTGGGACTTATGTTactgtgagtatatatatattttttattacgaattcaatttcactaataattattggtctgttcagattgtcTAGTCCTGGTTCATTCATGTATGTTCTagaaatttatctatttcttctaggttgtccaaatggcatataactgttcatagtattctcttacgattttttttgtatctctgtggtgTCAGGggttatttttcctcttccactTCTTACTTtgtttgagtcctctctctttgtcttcttgatgagtttggctaaaagtttatcaattttgtttattctttcaaacaAAGTGGTTTTGCtttcgttgatcttttctattgttttcttaaaatttatttttggtctctattttatgtatttcctctctgattttattatttccttccttctgctaacattTTCCAGTATATGGATTACATGCCAGACTATAAAACAAGTTTTATCAAATTTAggaggatagaaattatatcaagcatttttctaaaagcaaaatggtatgaaactagGAATCAATTATGTGAAAAACCTACATGCAGAGACTAGATTTTGGagtgttgtttccattttcatttgtctcaaggtattttttgatttctttaatttctgtaatGACCCACTGATTTTTTAAGTAGCATGTTCTTTAGCCTCCACATGTAGGTTTTTCCCatcattgatttctactttcataccattgtggttgcAGAAAAATGCTTGGTATAAtttttatcctcttaaatttgataaaatttgttttctagtctGGCATATGATCCATACTGGAGAATGTCCCACGTGcagttgaaaagaatgtgtattctgtttttttttttttggatgaaatgtaATTCTAAGTGgcctattgtgtcatttaagatcactgcttccttactgattttctatctgaatgatctgtccactgatgttaGTAAGGTGTTAAAGttccctactattactgtattgttttcaatttccccccttatgtctgttaatatttgctttatatgttaggtgcatatatgttaaagAGTGTTATATCTTTTTGTATTGGCccatttatcattatataatggctttgtcttttgttacagaCTTTGTTTTAGaatctattttgtctcatatgagtattgctggttttttctttttttttttgtctttttgccttttctagggctactctccatggcatatggaggttcccaggctagaggtccaatcagagctgtagctgctggcctacaccagagtcacagcaacatgggatccaagccacatctgagacctacactacagctcacggcaatgccagatccttaacccactgagcaaggccagggatcgaacccccaacctcatggttcctagttggattcattaaccactgcaccaccacgggaatgCTGAGTATTGCTGTTTTATCATTTCCaattgcatgaaatatctttttccatccccttttagtctgtgtgtgtctttagttCTGAAAAGTGtctttgtaggcagcatatagatgggtcttgttttttaatcaaattagctactctgtgccttttgattgaaACATTCAGTCTACTGACATTTGATAAGcatgtacttactgccattttaaaatttttttcctggttgtTTTTGTCATTCTTCtctattcttcttttatttcttatggttTGATGATTTTTAGTGGTATGcttgtgttctttctctcttatatttttgcatctattgtaAATTTCTGATTTCTGGTCACCATGTTCACATATACCAGGTTCATGTATGTTTACCTATATCTACTTTTAAAATggtagtcatttaagttcaaGTGGTTGCTCCACAGCCTTTACTATATCCCTTTAATAgtagcatttttccttttctatagattcttacttctttcagccttttcttttccatttggaaaagaccctttaacatttcttttgggGTAGGTTCAGTGttaactcttttagtttttgtttgtctgagtaGTTTTtcatctatacttcaattataaatgataatttttctgggtagagtatcctaagTTGCAGAttttccctttcaggactttaaatatatcatgccactcccttctggcctgcagtttctgaaGAAAAACCAGGTGATAGTCTTATGGGGATTCTCTTGTGAATGactctacttttctctttttgcccttagagttctctttttaacttttgtcattttaattatgatacatcttggtgtgggtctgtttgggttcatcttgtttgggacacTGTGTGGTTCCTGTACCTGgacatttgttttcttca encodes the following:
- the SLC17A4 gene encoding LOW QUALITY PROTEIN: probable small intestine urate exporter (The sequence of the model RefSeq protein was modified relative to this genomic sequence to represent the inferred CDS: inserted 1 base in 1 codon) — protein: MSTTVEAEATEGGTINDGNLNMAQEQTSRRGFCSVRHGLALIVHLCNFSISTQQMNMSIAMPAMVNNTALPTLLNASIEGPPTDSQDNWNETLKEVKAVAAIYDWSPEIQGIILSSPNYCSFLAPIPCGYMAEMFGVKYLTSACLLISSVLNLFIPLAADTGVTWLIVLRIVQGIAQVMVLTGQYSIWTRWAPPLERSQLITLSVSGSVLGSCTILFIGGFLCQTLGWPSVFYIFGAIGCFSSFLWFALVYDDPMNHPFISTSEKEYIVCSLAQEDSPPGWSLPIKAMIKSLPLWSILIFYFTDYWYYYIITSYTPTYISSVLEVNIRDNGILSALPYVPAYICIVLGGLLADYLFSRKILRLNTIRKLFTVIGVVIPSAFTVSLFWVRSSFGATIAFLTLAFSFKSIVQSGALINFMDIAPRHGTLLRGLSQIFSYLSGTISPTVSGFLISQDSEFGWRNVFLLSFAVGMAGLVFYLIFGQAEVQDWAKXQTFTHF